In one Nicotiana tomentosiformis chromosome 6, ASM39032v3, whole genome shotgun sequence genomic region, the following are encoded:
- the LOC104104411 gene encoding DEK domain-containing chromatin-associated protein 1-like isoform X4 gives MASEKETLEEKKQEKETNEQEEKEKQNSEERITDDDKDEIGEDREGAGEMEVDKQEEQEESEEKEKVVKKGKDRGARKKEEGKRDNMDSPTTPGSRPSRERKTVERFSESLAARGSATKPLSIEKGRGTQLKDIPNVAYKLSKRKPDDNLQILHSILYGKRTKAHNLKKNIGQFSGYVWVENEQEKHRSKVKEKLDKCVKEKLLVFCDILNIPVSRSAAKKDELSVKLVDFLESPHSTTDSLLADKEQKSKKLKRKGTTSKSKGSLDKATGKSAKQKSEVGKKRKQSEEMEEEEADDEPSNTRDESGDDNDDEEAHEVGSDQEESGSEEKEEEEEEEEEEKPKIKKSNGMISSKKDSRKKATEKSKAEKKDTPAKSPKSSKISSKVSSSKASKRGASSADSLAESKKQKVEKKSQKEENDSNKKQSTKSPAKVSEKEGKGKSAKKAKTDPSNEEIHAAAVNILKEVDFNSATLSDIIRKLGSHFGVDLMHKKAEVKAIITDVINNMSDEEEGDDPEAGDDEEKNDSDA, from the exons ATGGCTTCCGAGAAAGAAACCCTAGAAGAGaagaaacaagaaaaagaaacaaacgagcaagaagaaaaggaaaaacagAACAGTGAAGAAAGAATAACTGATGATGATAAGGATGAAATAGGAGAAGACAGAGAGGGTGCAGGGGAAATGGAAGTAGACAAACAAGAGGAACAGGAAGAATCTGAGGAAAAGGAAAAAGTTGTGAAGAAGGGAAAAGATAGAGGTGCAAGGAAAAAGGAGGAAGGGAAAAGGGATAATATGGATTCGCCCACAACACCAGGTTCAAGGCCATCGAGGGAAAGGAAAACAGTGGAGAGGTTTTCTGAGTCTTTGGCTGCTAGAGGTTCTGCAACTAAGCCCTTGTCTATTGAGAAG GGTAGAGGTACTCAACTGAAGGATATCCCAAATG TGGCATATAAGTTGTCCAAGAGAAAACCGGATGACAACCTGCAAATACTTCACAGTATTCTTTATGGCAAGAGAACAAAG GCACATAATCTGAAGAAAAACATAGGGCAGTTTTCTGGATATGTTTGGGTTGAAAATGAG CAGGAAAAACATAGGTCAAAAGTGAAAGAGAAGCTTGACAAGTGTGTCAAAGAAAAGCTACTGGTTTTTTGTGATATACTCAATATCCCAGTCAGTAGATCTGCAGCAAAGAAG GATGAACTCTCTGTGAAGTTAGTAGACTTCCTGGAATCTCCTCATAGTACGACTGACTCGTTGCTTGCTGATAAGGAACAG AAAAGTAAGAAGCTAAAAAGGAAGGGCACAACTTCCAAAAGCAAAGGTTCATTGGATAAAGCTACAGGAAAATCCGCAAAG CAGAAGTCTGAAGTTGGGAAGAAGCGGAAGCAGTCAGAAGAAATGGAGGAAGAAGAAGCTGATGATGAACCGTCAAATACCAGAGATGAATCGGGggatgacaatgatgatgaggAA GCTCATGAAGTAGGAAGTGATCAAGAAGAGAGTGGTTCAGAGGaaaaggaagaggaagaggaagaggaagaggaagagaaaCCAAAGATAAAGAAATCTAATGGGATGATTTCCTCAAAGAAGGATTCAAGAAAAAAAGCTACGGAGAAATCCAAGGCTGAGAAAAAGGATACCCCTGCTAAATCTCCCAAAAGCTCAAAAATTTCTTCCAAAGTGTCTTCAAGCAAAGCTTCCAAAAGAGGTGCTTCCAGTGCTGATTCACTAGCTGAATCTAAGAAACAAAAAGTAGAAAAGAAAAgtcaaaaagaagaaaatgatTCAAACAAGAAACAATCAACCAAGTCTCCTGCTAAGGTTTCTGAAAAGGAGG GAAAAGGAAAAAGCGCCAAGAAGGCCAAAACAGACCCCAGCAACGAAGAAATTCATGCAGCAGCAGTAAATATTCTGAAAGAAGTGGACTTTAACTCT GCAACCTTATCTGATATCATCCGGAAACTAG GTAGCCATTTCGGTGTAGATTTGATGCATAAAAAAGCAGAGGTGAAGGCTATAATCACTGATGTAATAAATAACATGAGTGATGAGGAAGAAGGGGATGACCCTGAGGCTGGGGATGATGAAGAAAAAAATGATAGTGATGCTTAA
- the LOC104104411 gene encoding DEK domain-containing chromatin-associated protein 1-like isoform X1, which yields MASEKETLEEKKQEKETNEQEEKEKQNSEERITDDDKDEIGEDREGAGEMEVDKQEEQEESEEKEKVVKKGKDRGARKKEEGKRDNMDSPTTPGSRPSRERKTVERFSESLAARGSATKPLSIEKGRGTQLKDIPNVAYKLSKRKPDDNLQILHSILYGKRTKAHNLKKNIGQFSGYVWVENEQEKHRSKVKEKLDKCVKEKLLVFCDILNIPVSRSAAKKDELSVKLVDFLESPHSTTDSLLADKEQKSKKLKRKGTTSKSKGSLDKATGKSAKQKSEVGKKRKQSEEMEEEEADDEPSNTRDESGDDNDDEEAHVVGSDEEESGSEKGEEEEVEEEPKKSNGKISLKEDSGRKAKEKPKAVKKDNPAKEVGSDNDDEEAHEVGSDQEESGSEEKEEEEEEEEEEKPKIKKSNGMISSKKDSRKKATEKSKAEKKDTPAKSPKSSKISSKVSSSKASKRGASSADSLAESKKQKVEKKSQKEENDSNKKQSTKSPAKVSEKEGKGKSAKKAKTDPSNEEIHAAAVNILKEVDFNSATLSDIIRKLGSHFGVDLMHKKAEVKAIITDVINNMSDEEEGDDPEAGDDEEKNDSDA from the exons ATGGCTTCCGAGAAAGAAACCCTAGAAGAGaagaaacaagaaaaagaaacaaacgagcaagaagaaaaggaaaaacagAACAGTGAAGAAAGAATAACTGATGATGATAAGGATGAAATAGGAGAAGACAGAGAGGGTGCAGGGGAAATGGAAGTAGACAAACAAGAGGAACAGGAAGAATCTGAGGAAAAGGAAAAAGTTGTGAAGAAGGGAAAAGATAGAGGTGCAAGGAAAAAGGAGGAAGGGAAAAGGGATAATATGGATTCGCCCACAACACCAGGTTCAAGGCCATCGAGGGAAAGGAAAACAGTGGAGAGGTTTTCTGAGTCTTTGGCTGCTAGAGGTTCTGCAACTAAGCCCTTGTCTATTGAGAAG GGTAGAGGTACTCAACTGAAGGATATCCCAAATG TGGCATATAAGTTGTCCAAGAGAAAACCGGATGACAACCTGCAAATACTTCACAGTATTCTTTATGGCAAGAGAACAAAG GCACATAATCTGAAGAAAAACATAGGGCAGTTTTCTGGATATGTTTGGGTTGAAAATGAG CAGGAAAAACATAGGTCAAAAGTGAAAGAGAAGCTTGACAAGTGTGTCAAAGAAAAGCTACTGGTTTTTTGTGATATACTCAATATCCCAGTCAGTAGATCTGCAGCAAAGAAG GATGAACTCTCTGTGAAGTTAGTAGACTTCCTGGAATCTCCTCATAGTACGACTGACTCGTTGCTTGCTGATAAGGAACAG AAAAGTAAGAAGCTAAAAAGGAAGGGCACAACTTCCAAAAGCAAAGGTTCATTGGATAAAGCTACAGGAAAATCCGCAAAG CAGAAGTCTGAAGTTGGGAAGAAGCGGAAGCAGTCAGAAGAAATGGAGGAAGAAGAAGCTGATGATGAACCGTCAAATACCAGAGATGAATCGGGggatgacaatgatgatgaggAAGCTCATGTAGTAGGAAGTGATGAAGAAGAGAGTGGTTCAGAGAAAGGCGAAGAGGAAGAAGTGGAAGAGGAACCAAAGAAGTCTAATGGGAAGATTTCTTTAAAGGAGGATTCTGGAAGAAAAGCTAAAGAGAAACCCAAGGCCGTGAAAAAGGATAACCCTGCTAAAGAAGTAGGAAGTGACAATGACGATGAGGAGGCTCATGAAGTAGGAAGTGATCAAGAAGAGAGTGGTTCAGAGGaaaaggaagaggaagaggaagaggaagaggaagagaaaCCAAAGATAAAGAAATCTAATGGGATGATTTCCTCAAAGAAGGATTCAAGAAAAAAAGCTACGGAGAAATCCAAGGCTGAGAAAAAGGATACCCCTGCTAAATCTCCCAAAAGCTCAAAAATTTCTTCCAAAGTGTCTTCAAGCAAAGCTTCCAAAAGAGGTGCTTCCAGTGCTGATTCACTAGCTGAATCTAAGAAACAAAAAGTAGAAAAGAAAAgtcaaaaagaagaaaatgatTCAAACAAGAAACAATCAACCAAGTCTCCTGCTAAGGTTTCTGAAAAGGAGG GAAAAGGAAAAAGCGCCAAGAAGGCCAAAACAGACCCCAGCAACGAAGAAATTCATGCAGCAGCAGTAAATATTCTGAAAGAAGTGGACTTTAACTCT GCAACCTTATCTGATATCATCCGGAAACTAG GTAGCCATTTCGGTGTAGATTTGATGCATAAAAAAGCAGAGGTGAAGGCTATAATCACTGATGTAATAAATAACATGAGTGATGAGGAAGAAGGGGATGACCCTGAGGCTGGGGATGATGAAGAAAAAAATGATAGTGATGCTTAA
- the LOC104104411 gene encoding DEK domain-containing chromatin-associated protein 1-like isoform X3: MASEKETLEEKKQEKETNEQEEKEKQNSEERITDDDKDEIGEDREGAGEMEVDKQEEQEESEEKEKVVKKGKDRGARKKEEGKRDNMDSPTTPGSRPSRERKTVERFSESLAARGSATKPLSIEKGRGTQLKDIPNVAYKLSKRKPDDNLQILHSILYGKRTKAHNLKKNIGQFSGYVWVENEQEKHRSKVKEKLDKCVKEKLLVFCDILNIPVSRSAAKKDELSVKLVDFLESPHSTTDSLLADKEQKSKKLKRKGTTSKSKGSLDKATGKSAKKSEVGKKRKQSEEMEEEEADDEPSNTRDESGDDNDDEEAHVVGSDEEESGSEKGEEEEVEEEPKKSNGKISLKEDSGRKAKEKPKAVKKDNPAKEVGSDNDDEEAHEVGSDQEESGSEEKEEEEEEEEEEKPKIKKSNGMISSKKDSRKKATEKSKAEKKDTPAKSPKSSKISSKVSSSKASKRGASSADSLAESKKQKVEKKSQKEENDSNKKQSTKSPAKVSEKEGKGKSAKKAKTDPSNEEIHAAAVNILKEVDFNSATLSDIIRKLGSHFGVDLMHKKAEVKAIITDVINNMSDEEEGDDPEAGDDEEKNDSDA, encoded by the exons ATGGCTTCCGAGAAAGAAACCCTAGAAGAGaagaaacaagaaaaagaaacaaacgagcaagaagaaaaggaaaaacagAACAGTGAAGAAAGAATAACTGATGATGATAAGGATGAAATAGGAGAAGACAGAGAGGGTGCAGGGGAAATGGAAGTAGACAAACAAGAGGAACAGGAAGAATCTGAGGAAAAGGAAAAAGTTGTGAAGAAGGGAAAAGATAGAGGTGCAAGGAAAAAGGAGGAAGGGAAAAGGGATAATATGGATTCGCCCACAACACCAGGTTCAAGGCCATCGAGGGAAAGGAAAACAGTGGAGAGGTTTTCTGAGTCTTTGGCTGCTAGAGGTTCTGCAACTAAGCCCTTGTCTATTGAGAAG GGTAGAGGTACTCAACTGAAGGATATCCCAAATG TGGCATATAAGTTGTCCAAGAGAAAACCGGATGACAACCTGCAAATACTTCACAGTATTCTTTATGGCAAGAGAACAAAG GCACATAATCTGAAGAAAAACATAGGGCAGTTTTCTGGATATGTTTGGGTTGAAAATGAG CAGGAAAAACATAGGTCAAAAGTGAAAGAGAAGCTTGACAAGTGTGTCAAAGAAAAGCTACTGGTTTTTTGTGATATACTCAATATCCCAGTCAGTAGATCTGCAGCAAAGAAG GATGAACTCTCTGTGAAGTTAGTAGACTTCCTGGAATCTCCTCATAGTACGACTGACTCGTTGCTTGCTGATAAGGAACAG AAAAGTAAGAAGCTAAAAAGGAAGGGCACAACTTCCAAAAGCAAAGGTTCATTGGATAAAGCTACAGGAAAATCCGCAAAG AAGTCTGAAGTTGGGAAGAAGCGGAAGCAGTCAGAAGAAATGGAGGAAGAAGAAGCTGATGATGAACCGTCAAATACCAGAGATGAATCGGGggatgacaatgatgatgaggAAGCTCATGTAGTAGGAAGTGATGAAGAAGAGAGTGGTTCAGAGAAAGGCGAAGAGGAAGAAGTGGAAGAGGAACCAAAGAAGTCTAATGGGAAGATTTCTTTAAAGGAGGATTCTGGAAGAAAAGCTAAAGAGAAACCCAAGGCCGTGAAAAAGGATAACCCTGCTAAAGAAGTAGGAAGTGACAATGACGATGAGGAGGCTCATGAAGTAGGAAGTGATCAAGAAGAGAGTGGTTCAGAGGaaaaggaagaggaagaggaagaggaagaggaagagaaaCCAAAGATAAAGAAATCTAATGGGATGATTTCCTCAAAGAAGGATTCAAGAAAAAAAGCTACGGAGAAATCCAAGGCTGAGAAAAAGGATACCCCTGCTAAATCTCCCAAAAGCTCAAAAATTTCTTCCAAAGTGTCTTCAAGCAAAGCTTCCAAAAGAGGTGCTTCCAGTGCTGATTCACTAGCTGAATCTAAGAAACAAAAAGTAGAAAAGAAAAgtcaaaaagaagaaaatgatTCAAACAAGAAACAATCAACCAAGTCTCCTGCTAAGGTTTCTGAAAAGGAGG GAAAAGGAAAAAGCGCCAAGAAGGCCAAAACAGACCCCAGCAACGAAGAAATTCATGCAGCAGCAGTAAATATTCTGAAAGAAGTGGACTTTAACTCT GCAACCTTATCTGATATCATCCGGAAACTAG GTAGCCATTTCGGTGTAGATTTGATGCATAAAAAAGCAGAGGTGAAGGCTATAATCACTGATGTAATAAATAACATGAGTGATGAGGAAGAAGGGGATGACCCTGAGGCTGGGGATGATGAAGAAAAAAATGATAGTGATGCTTAA
- the LOC104104411 gene encoding DEK domain-containing chromatin-associated protein 1-like isoform X2, protein MASEKETLEEKKQEKETNEQEEKEKQNSEERITDDDKDEIGEDREGAGEMEVDKQEEQEESEEKEKVVKKGKDRGARKKEEGKRDNMDSPTTPGSRPSRERKTVERFSESLAARGSATKPLSIEKGRGTQLKDIPNVAYKLSKRKPDDNLQILHSILYGKRTKAHNLKKNIGQFSGYVWVENEEKHRSKVKEKLDKCVKEKLLVFCDILNIPVSRSAAKKDELSVKLVDFLESPHSTTDSLLADKEQKSKKLKRKGTTSKSKGSLDKATGKSAKQKSEVGKKRKQSEEMEEEEADDEPSNTRDESGDDNDDEEAHVVGSDEEESGSEKGEEEEVEEEPKKSNGKISLKEDSGRKAKEKPKAVKKDNPAKEVGSDNDDEEAHEVGSDQEESGSEEKEEEEEEEEEEKPKIKKSNGMISSKKDSRKKATEKSKAEKKDTPAKSPKSSKISSKVSSSKASKRGASSADSLAESKKQKVEKKSQKEENDSNKKQSTKSPAKVSEKEGKGKSAKKAKTDPSNEEIHAAAVNILKEVDFNSATLSDIIRKLGSHFGVDLMHKKAEVKAIITDVINNMSDEEEGDDPEAGDDEEKNDSDA, encoded by the exons ATGGCTTCCGAGAAAGAAACCCTAGAAGAGaagaaacaagaaaaagaaacaaacgagcaagaagaaaaggaaaaacagAACAGTGAAGAAAGAATAACTGATGATGATAAGGATGAAATAGGAGAAGACAGAGAGGGTGCAGGGGAAATGGAAGTAGACAAACAAGAGGAACAGGAAGAATCTGAGGAAAAGGAAAAAGTTGTGAAGAAGGGAAAAGATAGAGGTGCAAGGAAAAAGGAGGAAGGGAAAAGGGATAATATGGATTCGCCCACAACACCAGGTTCAAGGCCATCGAGGGAAAGGAAAACAGTGGAGAGGTTTTCTGAGTCTTTGGCTGCTAGAGGTTCTGCAACTAAGCCCTTGTCTATTGAGAAG GGTAGAGGTACTCAACTGAAGGATATCCCAAATG TGGCATATAAGTTGTCCAAGAGAAAACCGGATGACAACCTGCAAATACTTCACAGTATTCTTTATGGCAAGAGAACAAAG GCACATAATCTGAAGAAAAACATAGGGCAGTTTTCTGGATATGTTTGGGTTGAAAATGAG GAAAAACATAGGTCAAAAGTGAAAGAGAAGCTTGACAAGTGTGTCAAAGAAAAGCTACTGGTTTTTTGTGATATACTCAATATCCCAGTCAGTAGATCTGCAGCAAAGAAG GATGAACTCTCTGTGAAGTTAGTAGACTTCCTGGAATCTCCTCATAGTACGACTGACTCGTTGCTTGCTGATAAGGAACAG AAAAGTAAGAAGCTAAAAAGGAAGGGCACAACTTCCAAAAGCAAAGGTTCATTGGATAAAGCTACAGGAAAATCCGCAAAG CAGAAGTCTGAAGTTGGGAAGAAGCGGAAGCAGTCAGAAGAAATGGAGGAAGAAGAAGCTGATGATGAACCGTCAAATACCAGAGATGAATCGGGggatgacaatgatgatgaggAAGCTCATGTAGTAGGAAGTGATGAAGAAGAGAGTGGTTCAGAGAAAGGCGAAGAGGAAGAAGTGGAAGAGGAACCAAAGAAGTCTAATGGGAAGATTTCTTTAAAGGAGGATTCTGGAAGAAAAGCTAAAGAGAAACCCAAGGCCGTGAAAAAGGATAACCCTGCTAAAGAAGTAGGAAGTGACAATGACGATGAGGAGGCTCATGAAGTAGGAAGTGATCAAGAAGAGAGTGGTTCAGAGGaaaaggaagaggaagaggaagaggaagaggaagagaaaCCAAAGATAAAGAAATCTAATGGGATGATTTCCTCAAAGAAGGATTCAAGAAAAAAAGCTACGGAGAAATCCAAGGCTGAGAAAAAGGATACCCCTGCTAAATCTCCCAAAAGCTCAAAAATTTCTTCCAAAGTGTCTTCAAGCAAAGCTTCCAAAAGAGGTGCTTCCAGTGCTGATTCACTAGCTGAATCTAAGAAACAAAAAGTAGAAAAGAAAAgtcaaaaagaagaaaatgatTCAAACAAGAAACAATCAACCAAGTCTCCTGCTAAGGTTTCTGAAAAGGAGG GAAAAGGAAAAAGCGCCAAGAAGGCCAAAACAGACCCCAGCAACGAAGAAATTCATGCAGCAGCAGTAAATATTCTGAAAGAAGTGGACTTTAACTCT GCAACCTTATCTGATATCATCCGGAAACTAG GTAGCCATTTCGGTGTAGATTTGATGCATAAAAAAGCAGAGGTGAAGGCTATAATCACTGATGTAATAAATAACATGAGTGATGAGGAAGAAGGGGATGACCCTGAGGCTGGGGATGATGAAGAAAAAAATGATAGTGATGCTTAA
- the LOC104104411 gene encoding DEK domain-containing chromatin-associated protein 1-like isoform X5, translating into MVPNFPLPTPKGRGTQLKDIPNVAYKLSKRKPDDNLQILHSILYGKRTKAHNLKKNIGQFSGYVWVENEQEKHRSKVKEKLDKCVKEKLLVFCDILNIPVSRSAAKKDELSVKLVDFLESPHSTTDSLLADKEQKSKKLKRKGTTSKSKGSLDKATGKSAKQKSEVGKKRKQSEEMEEEEADDEPSNTRDESGDDNDDEEAHVVGSDEEESGSEKGEEEEVEEEPKKSNGKISLKEDSGRKAKEKPKAVKKDNPAKEVGSDNDDEEAHEVGSDQEESGSEEKEEEEEEEEEEKPKIKKSNGMISSKKDSRKKATEKSKAEKKDTPAKSPKSSKISSKVSSSKASKRGASSADSLAESKKQKVEKKSQKEENDSNKKQSTKSPAKVSEKEGKGKSAKKAKTDPSNEEIHAAAVNILKEVDFNSATLSDIIRKLGSHFGVDLMHKKAEVKAIITDVINNMSDEEEGDDPEAGDDEEKNDSDA; encoded by the exons ATGGTTCCTAACTTTCCCCTTCCAACGCCTAAG GGTAGAGGTACTCAACTGAAGGATATCCCAAATG TGGCATATAAGTTGTCCAAGAGAAAACCGGATGACAACCTGCAAATACTTCACAGTATTCTTTATGGCAAGAGAACAAAG GCACATAATCTGAAGAAAAACATAGGGCAGTTTTCTGGATATGTTTGGGTTGAAAATGAG CAGGAAAAACATAGGTCAAAAGTGAAAGAGAAGCTTGACAAGTGTGTCAAAGAAAAGCTACTGGTTTTTTGTGATATACTCAATATCCCAGTCAGTAGATCTGCAGCAAAGAAG GATGAACTCTCTGTGAAGTTAGTAGACTTCCTGGAATCTCCTCATAGTACGACTGACTCGTTGCTTGCTGATAAGGAACAG AAAAGTAAGAAGCTAAAAAGGAAGGGCACAACTTCCAAAAGCAAAGGTTCATTGGATAAAGCTACAGGAAAATCCGCAAAG CAGAAGTCTGAAGTTGGGAAGAAGCGGAAGCAGTCAGAAGAAATGGAGGAAGAAGAAGCTGATGATGAACCGTCAAATACCAGAGATGAATCGGGggatgacaatgatgatgaggAAGCTCATGTAGTAGGAAGTGATGAAGAAGAGAGTGGTTCAGAGAAAGGCGAAGAGGAAGAAGTGGAAGAGGAACCAAAGAAGTCTAATGGGAAGATTTCTTTAAAGGAGGATTCTGGAAGAAAAGCTAAAGAGAAACCCAAGGCCGTGAAAAAGGATAACCCTGCTAAAGAAGTAGGAAGTGACAATGACGATGAGGAGGCTCATGAAGTAGGAAGTGATCAAGAAGAGAGTGGTTCAGAGGaaaaggaagaggaagaggaagaggaagaggaagagaaaCCAAAGATAAAGAAATCTAATGGGATGATTTCCTCAAAGAAGGATTCAAGAAAAAAAGCTACGGAGAAATCCAAGGCTGAGAAAAAGGATACCCCTGCTAAATCTCCCAAAAGCTCAAAAATTTCTTCCAAAGTGTCTTCAAGCAAAGCTTCCAAAAGAGGTGCTTCCAGTGCTGATTCACTAGCTGAATCTAAGAAACAAAAAGTAGAAAAGAAAAgtcaaaaagaagaaaatgatTCAAACAAGAAACAATCAACCAAGTCTCCTGCTAAGGTTTCTGAAAAGGAGG GAAAAGGAAAAAGCGCCAAGAAGGCCAAAACAGACCCCAGCAACGAAGAAATTCATGCAGCAGCAGTAAATATTCTGAAAGAAGTGGACTTTAACTCT GCAACCTTATCTGATATCATCCGGAAACTAG GTAGCCATTTCGGTGTAGATTTGATGCATAAAAAAGCAGAGGTGAAGGCTATAATCACTGATGTAATAAATAACATGAGTGATGAGGAAGAAGGGGATGACCCTGAGGCTGGGGATGATGAAGAAAAAAATGATAGTGATGCTTAA